The Aedes aegypti strain LVP_AGWG chromosome 3, AaegL5.0 Primary Assembly, whole genome shotgun sequence genome contains a region encoding:
- the LOC5576402 gene encoding uncharacterized protein LOC5576402 isoform X1 gives MTCTEDCTCSLCRELRGYKLKVKPASKTDRSLGCPEGTSAGGKPSPPGSKYCKNSKLNRNDNFILKRRLSSDCNKDGRHGASATPSAGASTTEINYEFSEQAAITSRQLNRMKKAQSYNEISCFAKINKNRYSGGVIEPKMIKSTTNLTEEDDYFSYLPPSPPPSISASAQNIKNKIEKQKDHKVIIYFGDSIAHKKSEKPKPPPTTPPPPKVTELNVFHAQRLCEETAEMHFKRQNSIVIKPKRKDTSEQTKPGKEFMQQLKSVLEEKNKTSGPPGAPTADPMGPGCSATVVITQKKASPAHPEPNRPPTIVAEQPQQPKHTQVVEIGRVDRTVATEDGEKSLPSFVESVVNGVINIKIEESFKVATDIVHAVFQNDPGEEGYGCNDDEVGDPFDWSFVQNWRARPSGSVANGHVNTPSNNSNSTSGVNSSSSNLHNGSNGLSPGNHYIASSNPVTSGPRIQSPAVATPAPRVSKEIAVRPPNGNQVDPRNYNLSPVHSLQQSGETTGSSAVSQGSNHNLTYNASAMIPERDIGPTKFTNGNIKQQHHTPPHGLHQQLNGSHHAATPQQQGPHRSVSGPTKLTVQSSPVKSQPAMISSGLDKSNLQHSANGYNAKRLNPSGLSSSNDNLINSPTSSTEPLNTSSNSSSNASSVSHLKQHFAQNHHAMPAYHHQQSQPNSLGGPPPKSLGITRTHHHTGTHDFRGLQRVNECHSSSDENRSSGHASMSDTGHGSSSPGGNRANGPLGPLPEDRLAAGVTNRSARSRASTNHSRSRHRATPAKIPWGGGGLEDIKLAIQQLTMRSHTSTSTYSSLSAGSESSEPERRLGRYSSLETVNTNVTSADEFVWVDSHNRLVELQHPPWSQHCVLRVLRSGRCREHSERVSVEAVPRLGYLLQRALVRVAREVQRLSGCLGLCSKHEVSGAFKIVLSPALADSCIKACLRAAAMFAVPGDSALKQSKSARAGLQLPVGRFHRWMADARLGRFVHEYAAVYLCAGLENLLEEIFLQCLPTDPTTTLTASGLEHAIANSGDLWGLLQPYAHLNAGRVASGALTMPRWASQSSINSNNQSPALEPCLLTTCVGSLNELKDLVQRAQLRSQHITMSLSALRVLFYFMRCSQLEHNDIGVATNGGGTNIQELCYERAYVVLPPLVEWIRVSSAHAEYRHALLIDKDDIMQAARLLLPGVDCPPRLTISEEELPSKRLTLSSQSIASSNHSGQTQPLHGSLSSNSSASTSSSNIEDSSECGRRATYALAFRLMLTGRAELLIQALSLVPPTTRYDTLNHQGLTALMVAAVRNDDGAIQTLLDAGADPNIEVPAVGYPNCPAIHPETQHWTAITFAACKGNYQALRTLLERGAHVEGGARLSEDKCTLTPLQVASGGGVVEVVSLLLAHGAHAFLSTQLKDSLSFSGSAQRGCYSAISVAAAHGQRVSLRKLLSHPLAPGSREVLSLEEMLAEGDSTSRTQLDRQAEVPPTLNKTQIKSLQEAMYHSAENNHLDITIELRALGVPWTLHCWMHALAAAHELRLDAVIDQLLQDFLQVCPDDYSQQFVTECLPLLFNIFRYSKVSDSPNLFYDVLFHDRIFFSQKEGTTLLLADIFSTCFGWEPIKPIKEPILLPSNGSRIDPKFVNNPELSDVTFRVENRIFYGHKIVLVTASPRLQSMLSSKLNEGTGTPTVQINDIRYHIFELVMQFLYSGGCNSLDVATGDVLELMAAASFFQLEGLLRYTEARCAEMIDIDNVVAMYIHAKVYNAQKLMEYCQGFLLQNMVALLTYDDSVKRLLFAKKIPNHDVLNGLLTTLQVRIKARRSGANAPPPMAMNAMRPASNNKAK, from the exons ATGACGTGTACGGAAGACTGCACCTGCAGTCTCTGTCGGGAGTTACGCGGCTACAAATTAAAAGTAAAACCTGCCAGCAAGACGGACCGGTCTCTAGGGTGTCCGGAAGGCACTTCAGCTGGCGGAAAACCGTCTCCGCCAGGGTCAAAATACTGTAAAAATAGCAAACTAAACAGAAACGACAACTTCATTCTCAAGCGTCGACTGTCCTCGGATTGCAACAAAGATGGCCGCCATGGTGCTTCCGCGACACCATCGGCGGGCGCATCGACGACGGAAATTAACTACGAATTCTCGGAGCAAGCCGCCATCACATCCCGACAGCTTAACCGGATGAAGAAAGCCCAAAGTTATAACGAGATCTCCTGCTTTGCGAAAATCAACAAAAACCGCTACAGCGGAGGTGTGATCGAGCCAAAGATGATCAAAAGCACCACCAACCTCACAGAAGAAGATGACTACTTCAGCTATCTGCCACCTTCTCCGCCTCCATCCATCTCAGCGTCCGcccaaaatatcaaaaacaagatTGAAAAACAGAAAGACCACAAAGTGATCATCTATTTCGGTGATAGCATAGCCCATAAGAAATCCGAAAAACCCAAACCTCCTCCTACGACACCTCCCCCACCAAAGGTCACCGAACTCAACGTCTTCCACGCTCAACGTCTTTGCGAAGAAACCGCAGAAATGCACTTCAAGCGACAAAACTCAATAGTCATCAAGCCAAAGCGTAAAGATACCTCAGAACAAACCAAACCCGGTAAGGAATTCATGCAACAACTCAAATCTGTACTAGAAGAGAAAAATAAGACTTCGGGTCCTCCGGGAGCACCCACCGCGGACCCCATGGGACCAGGCTGCTCGGCAACTGTGGTGATAACGCAGAAGAAAGCCTCCCCTGCACATCCAGAACCCAACAGACCTCCTACCATAGTTGCCGAACAGCCACAGCAACCGAAGCACACCCAAGTGGTAGAGATCGGACGGGTGGACAGGACGGTTGCAACCGAGGACGGCGAAAAATCGCTGCCGTCGTTCGTTGAAAGTGTCGTCAATGGGGTCATCAACATCAAGATCGAGGAAAGTTTCAAGGTCGCTACGGATATCGTCCATGCCGTGTTTCAGAATGATCCAGGTGAAGAAGGGTATGGCTGCAACGATGACGAAGTCGGAGATCCCTTCGATTGGAGCTTCGTGCAGAACTGGCGGGCACG GCCATCCGGAAGCGTTGCCAACGGACATGTCAACACGCCATCAAACAACAGCAACTCCACATCGGGAGTCAACAGCTCCAGCAGTAACCTACACAATGGTTCCAATGGGCTGTCACCTGGCAATCACTACATCGCCTCTTCAAACCCCGTTACATCTGGACCACGGATCCAAAGCCCCGCTGTGGCCACTCCAGCGCCACGAGTCTCCAAGGAGATTGCCGTCCGCCCACCGAACGGAAACCAGGTGGATCCTCGAAACTATAACCTCTCACCTGTGCACAGTCTACAGCAAAGTGGGGAAACCACTGGCTCGAGCGCTGTCAGCCAAGGTAGCAATCACAATCTCACCTACAACGCTTCGGCCATGATCCCCGAACGGGACATTGGTCCCACTAAGTTCACAAACGGAAACATCAAACAACAGCACCATACTCCTCCACATGGCCTTCATCAACAGCTGAACGGATCCCATCATGCCGCAACCCCGCAGCAACAAGGTCCCCACAGATCTGTATCGGGTCCAACTAAATTGACCGTCCAAAGCTCTCCGGTCAAATCCCAACCGGCCATGATCAGCTCCGGACTAGACAAATCCAACCTCCAGCACAGTGCCAATGGCTACAACGCCAAGCGACTGAACCCCAGTGGTCTTAGCAGTAGCAACGACAACCTCATCAATTCTCCGACTTCCTCCACAGAACCCCTAAACACCAGCAGCAACAGCTCCAGCAATGCCAGCAGTGTTAGCCATCTCAAGCAACACTTCGCCCAGAACCATCACGCCATGCCAGCTTACCATCATCAACAATCGCAGCCCAACTCTCTTGGTGGTCCACCCCCAAAATCCCTCGGCATAACACGAACTCATCACCACACGGGAACGCATGACTTCCGTGGACTGCAGCGCGTCAACGAATGTCACAGCTCATCAGACGAGAATCGATCGTCGGGGCACGCTTCCATGTCTGACACGGGTCACGGCAGCAGCTCTCCCGGAGGTAATCGAGCGAATGGACCTCTTGGTCCACTACCGGAAGATCGTTTGGCGGCAGGTGTCACGAACCGAAGCGCTCGATCCAGAGCTAGTACCAATCATTCGCGATCCCGACATAGGGCCACACCCGCAAAGATCCCATGGGGTGGAGGAGGGCTTGAAGATATAAAGTTGGCCATTCAGCAACTGACTATGCGCTCCCATACGAGTACATCAACTTACAGCAGTTTGAGTGCTGGCTCGGAGAGTTCTGAACCTGAAAGAAGACTTGGGAGATATAGCTCGCTGGAAACTGTGAATACCAACGTAACTAGCGCCGATGAATTTGTCTGGGTAGATTCACACAATCGTTTGGTGGAACTTCAGCATCCTCCATGGAGTCAGCACTGTGTTCTACGGGTCCTGAGGTCTGGTCGTTGTAGGGAGCATTCTGAGAGGGTTTCTGTTGAAGCGGTCCCCAGATTGGGTTATCTTCTACAGCGAGCGTTAGTTAGAGTGGCACGTGAAGTACAACGTCTGTCGGGATGTTTGGGCCTGTGTTCTAAACATGAAGTCTCAGGTGCATTCAAAATAGTTCTGTCCCCTGCGCTAGCTGATTCGTGTATCAAAGCTTGTCTTCGAGCGGCAGCTATGTTTGCTGTACCCGGAGATAGCGCCCTGAAGCAGAGTAAATCTGCCCGGGCTGGTCTTCAACTTCCGGTTGGTAGATTCCATCGCTGGATGGCCGACGCCAGATTGGGAAGATTCGTCCACGAGTATGCTGCAGTCTACCTTTGTGCAGGCCTGGAAAACCTACTTGAAGAAATATTCCTACAGTGTCTACCAACGGATCCCACAACAACGCTTACAGCAAGCGGCTTAGAGCATGCAATCGCCAACTCTGGAGACTTGTGGGGTCTTCTCCAGCCTTATGCTCATCTAAACGCTGGCCGAGTCGCTTCAGGAGCTCTAACCATGCCACGCTGGGCTAGTCAGTCATCGATCAACTCCAACAATCAAAGCCCTGCGCTAGAACCATGTCTGCTAACCACTTGCGTAGGAAGCCTAAATGAGCTCAAGGATCTGGTGCAACGAGCACAGCTGAGAAGTCAACATATTACAATGTCACTGTCGGCCTTACGAGTGCTGTTCTATTTTATGCGATGCTCACAGCTAGAACATAATGACATCGGAGTGGCCACCAATGGCGGTGGAACCAACATTCAGGAGCTCTGCTACGAGCGAGCTTATGTTGTTCTACCTCCACTCGTTGAATGGATCCGTGTATCCTCTGCTCATGCTGAGTACCGCCATGCTCTGCTCATCGATAAAGACGACATAATGCAAGCCGCTCGTCTGCTACTACCCGGAGTGGATTGTCCGCCAAGGTTAACCATTTCCGAAGAAGAGTTACCCTCGAAGAGACTTACACTGTCCAGCCAAAGTATAGCGTCGTCGAACCACTCCGGTCAAACGCAACCTCTTCACGGATCACTATCATCCAATTCATCTGCATCAACTTCTAGCAGTAATATT GAGGATTCCAGCGAATGTGGACGGCGAGCGACGTACGCGCTCGCATTCCGTTTGATGCTTACTGGTCGTGCTGAGCTTCTTATCCAGGCTCTTTCACTGGTACCCCCGACCACTCGGTACGATACTTTGAACCATCAAGGGCTGACAGCTCTAATGGTTGCCGCGGTTCGCAACGACGATGGAGCCATCCAAACGTTGCTGGACGCTGGTGCTGATCCGAACATTGAAGTACCTGCAGTGGGATATCCTAATTGTCCGGCCATACATCCGGAAACCCAGCACTGGACAGCGATTACTTTTGCTGCGTGTAAAGGAAACTACCAAGCTCTTCGAACACTTCTGGAACGTGGAGCGCACGTGGAAGGTGGCGCCAGGCTGAGCGAGGATAAATGTACTCTTACTCCGCTTCAAGTTGCCAGTGGTGGAGGTGTCGTGGAAGTCGTGTCTTTGCTTCTGGCCCATGGAGCACATGCTTTCCTCTCCACGCAGCTCAAGGATTCACTGAGTTTCTCGGGAAGTGCTCAGAGAGGTTGCTACAG TGCTATCTCTGTCGCTGCTGCCCACGGTCAAAGAGTGTCTTTGCGAAAGCTTCTATCGCATCCGCTGGCTCCAGGAAGCCGTGAGGTTCTATCGCTAGAGGAAATGCTAGCCGAAGGTGACAGCACAAGTCGTACGCAGTTGGATCGACAAGCGGAAGTCCCTCCAACATTgaacaaaacacaaatcaaaagtCTTCAAGAGGCCATGTATCATAGTGCAGAGAACAACCATTTAG ATATAACAATTGAGCTGCGTGCTCTTGGAGTTCCCTGGACACTTCACTGTTGGATGCACGCCTTGGCGGCTGCCCATGAGCTAAGGCTCGACGCTGTCATCGATCAGTTGTTGCAGGACTTCTTGCAAGTTTGTCCCGACGACTACAGTCAGCAGTTTGTGACGGAATGTCTGCCGCTGTTGTTCAACATATTCCGTTATAGTAAAGTAAGTGATTCCCCAAATCTTTTCTATGATGTACTCTTTCAtgatcgaatatttttttcacagaaGGAAGGAACAACTTTACTGTTGGCAGACATCTTCAGTACCTGCTTTGGCTGGGAACCGATCAAACCTATTAAAGAACCCATATTGTTACCATCAAATGGATCCAGAATTGATCCCAAATTCGTCAACAACCCAGAACTCAGCGATGTAACCTTCAG AGTCGAAAATCGCATCTTCTATGGACACAAGATCGTACTGGTAACTGCTTCGCCACGTCTGCAGAGCATGCTGAGCTCCAAGTTGAACGAAGGCACTGGTACCCCAACAGTTCAGATCAACGATATCCGCTACCATATATTCGAG TTGGTGATGCAATTCTTGTATAGTGGAGGATGTAACAGCCTGGACGTAGCTACCGGAGATGTTCTGGAGCTGATGGCGGCGGCCAGTTTCTTCCAACTGGAAGGTCTTCTTCGATACACTGAAGCTCGCTGTGCTGAAATGATCGATATCGATAATGTTGTGGCCATGTATATCCATGCAAAG GTCTACAATGCCCAGAAGCTGATGGAGTACTGCCAGGGCTTCCTGTTGCAGAACATGGTCGCTCTGCTGACTTATGACGATTCCGTGAAGCGGCTTTTGTTCGCCAAAAAGATTCCCAATCACGACGTGCTTAATGGACTGCTTACCACGCTGCAGGTTCGAATCAAGGCCCGCCGAAGTGGGGCCAATGCCCCACCCCCAATGGCGATGAACGCAATGCGACCTGCATCAAACAATAAAGCTAAATAA
- the LOC5576402 gene encoding uncharacterized protein LOC5576402 isoform X2, giving the protein MTCTEDCTCSLCRELRGYKLKVKPASKTDRSLGCPEGTSAGGKPSPPGSKYCKNSKLNRNDNFILKRRLSSDCNKDGRHGASATPSAGASTTEINYEFSEQAAITSRQLNRMKKAQSYNEISCFAKINKNRYSGGVIEPKMIKSTTNLTEEDDYFSYLPPSPPPSISASAQNIKNKIEKQKDHKVIIYFGDSIAHKKSEKPKPPPTTPPPPKVTELNVFHAQRLCEETAEMHFKRQNSIVIKPKRKDTSEQTKPGKEFMQQLKSVLEEKNKTSGPPGAPTADPMGPGCSATVVITQKKASPAHPEPNRPPTIVAEQPQQPKHTQVVEIGRVDRTVATEDGEKSLPSFVESVVNGVINIKIEESFKVATDIVHAVFQNDPGEEGYGCNDDEVGDPFDWSFVQNWRARPSGSVANGHVNTPSNNSNSTSGVNSSSSNLHNGSNGLSPGNHYIASSNPVTSGPRIQSPAVATPAPRVSKEIAVRPPNGNQVDPRNYNLSPVHSLQQSGETTGSSAVSQGSNHNLTYNASAMIPERDIGPTKFTNGNIKQQHHTPPHGLHQQLNGSHHAATPQQQGPHRSVSGPTKLTVQSSPVKSQPAMISSGLDKSNLQHSANGYNAKRLNPSGLSSSNDNLINSPTSSTEPLNTSSNSSSNASSVSHLKQHFAQNHHAMPAYHHQQSQPNSLGGPPPKSLGITRTHHHTGTHDFRGLQRVNECHSSSDENRSSGHASMSDTGHGSSSPGGNRANGPLGPLPEDRLAAGVTNRSARSRASTNHSRSRHRATPAKIPWGGGGLEDIKLAIQQLTMRSHTSTSTYSSLSAGSESSEPERRLGRYSSLETVNTNVTSADEFVWVDSHNRLVELQHPPWSQHCVLRVLRSGRCREHSERVSVEAVPRLGYLLQRALVRVAREVQRLSGCLGLCSKHEVSGAFKIVLSPALADSCIKACLRAAAMFAVPGDSALKQSKSARAGLQLPVGRFHRWMADARLGRFVHEYAAVYLCAGLENLLEEIFLQCLPTDPTTTLTASGLEHAIANSGDLWGLLQPYAHLNAGRVASGALTMPRWASQSSINSNNQSPALEPCLLTTCVGSLNELKDLVQRAQLRSQHITMSLSALRVLFYFMRCSQLEHNDIGVATNGGGTNIQELCYERAYVVLPPLVEWIRVSSAHAEYRHALLIDKDDIMQAARLLLPGVDCPPRLTISEEELPSKRLTLSSQSIASSNHSGQTQPLHGSLSSNSSASTSSSNIEDSSECGRRATYALAFRLMLTGRAELLIQALSLVPPTTRYDTLNHQGLTALMVAAVRNDDGAIQTLLDAGADPNIEVPAVGYPNCPAIHPETQHWTAITFAACKGNYQALRTLLERGAHVEGGARLSEDKCTLTPLQVASGGGVVEVVSLLLAHGAHAFLSTQLKDSLSFSGSAQRGCYSAISVAAAHGQRVSLRKLLSHPLAPGSREVLSLEEMLAEGDSTSRTQLDRQAEVPPTLNKTQIKSLQEAMYHSAENNHLDITIELRALGVPWTLHCWMHALAAAHELRLDAVIDQLLQDFLQVCPDDYSQQFVTECLPLLFNIFRYSKKEGTTLLLADIFSTCFGWEPIKPIKEPILLPSNGSRIDPKFVNNPELSDVTFRVENRIFYGHKIVLVTASPRLQSMLSSKLNEGTGTPTVQINDIRYHIFELVMQFLYSGGCNSLDVATGDVLELMAAASFFQLEGLLRYTEARCAEMIDIDNVVAMYIHAKVYNAQKLMEYCQGFLLQNMVALLTYDDSVKRLLFAKKIPNHDVLNGLLTTLQVRIKARRSGANAPPPMAMNAMRPASNNKAK; this is encoded by the exons ATGACGTGTACGGAAGACTGCACCTGCAGTCTCTGTCGGGAGTTACGCGGCTACAAATTAAAAGTAAAACCTGCCAGCAAGACGGACCGGTCTCTAGGGTGTCCGGAAGGCACTTCAGCTGGCGGAAAACCGTCTCCGCCAGGGTCAAAATACTGTAAAAATAGCAAACTAAACAGAAACGACAACTTCATTCTCAAGCGTCGACTGTCCTCGGATTGCAACAAAGATGGCCGCCATGGTGCTTCCGCGACACCATCGGCGGGCGCATCGACGACGGAAATTAACTACGAATTCTCGGAGCAAGCCGCCATCACATCCCGACAGCTTAACCGGATGAAGAAAGCCCAAAGTTATAACGAGATCTCCTGCTTTGCGAAAATCAACAAAAACCGCTACAGCGGAGGTGTGATCGAGCCAAAGATGATCAAAAGCACCACCAACCTCACAGAAGAAGATGACTACTTCAGCTATCTGCCACCTTCTCCGCCTCCATCCATCTCAGCGTCCGcccaaaatatcaaaaacaagatTGAAAAACAGAAAGACCACAAAGTGATCATCTATTTCGGTGATAGCATAGCCCATAAGAAATCCGAAAAACCCAAACCTCCTCCTACGACACCTCCCCCACCAAAGGTCACCGAACTCAACGTCTTCCACGCTCAACGTCTTTGCGAAGAAACCGCAGAAATGCACTTCAAGCGACAAAACTCAATAGTCATCAAGCCAAAGCGTAAAGATACCTCAGAACAAACCAAACCCGGTAAGGAATTCATGCAACAACTCAAATCTGTACTAGAAGAGAAAAATAAGACTTCGGGTCCTCCGGGAGCACCCACCGCGGACCCCATGGGACCAGGCTGCTCGGCAACTGTGGTGATAACGCAGAAGAAAGCCTCCCCTGCACATCCAGAACCCAACAGACCTCCTACCATAGTTGCCGAACAGCCACAGCAACCGAAGCACACCCAAGTGGTAGAGATCGGACGGGTGGACAGGACGGTTGCAACCGAGGACGGCGAAAAATCGCTGCCGTCGTTCGTTGAAAGTGTCGTCAATGGGGTCATCAACATCAAGATCGAGGAAAGTTTCAAGGTCGCTACGGATATCGTCCATGCCGTGTTTCAGAATGATCCAGGTGAAGAAGGGTATGGCTGCAACGATGACGAAGTCGGAGATCCCTTCGATTGGAGCTTCGTGCAGAACTGGCGGGCACG GCCATCCGGAAGCGTTGCCAACGGACATGTCAACACGCCATCAAACAACAGCAACTCCACATCGGGAGTCAACAGCTCCAGCAGTAACCTACACAATGGTTCCAATGGGCTGTCACCTGGCAATCACTACATCGCCTCTTCAAACCCCGTTACATCTGGACCACGGATCCAAAGCCCCGCTGTGGCCACTCCAGCGCCACGAGTCTCCAAGGAGATTGCCGTCCGCCCACCGAACGGAAACCAGGTGGATCCTCGAAACTATAACCTCTCACCTGTGCACAGTCTACAGCAAAGTGGGGAAACCACTGGCTCGAGCGCTGTCAGCCAAGGTAGCAATCACAATCTCACCTACAACGCTTCGGCCATGATCCCCGAACGGGACATTGGTCCCACTAAGTTCACAAACGGAAACATCAAACAACAGCACCATACTCCTCCACATGGCCTTCATCAACAGCTGAACGGATCCCATCATGCCGCAACCCCGCAGCAACAAGGTCCCCACAGATCTGTATCGGGTCCAACTAAATTGACCGTCCAAAGCTCTCCGGTCAAATCCCAACCGGCCATGATCAGCTCCGGACTAGACAAATCCAACCTCCAGCACAGTGCCAATGGCTACAACGCCAAGCGACTGAACCCCAGTGGTCTTAGCAGTAGCAACGACAACCTCATCAATTCTCCGACTTCCTCCACAGAACCCCTAAACACCAGCAGCAACAGCTCCAGCAATGCCAGCAGTGTTAGCCATCTCAAGCAACACTTCGCCCAGAACCATCACGCCATGCCAGCTTACCATCATCAACAATCGCAGCCCAACTCTCTTGGTGGTCCACCCCCAAAATCCCTCGGCATAACACGAACTCATCACCACACGGGAACGCATGACTTCCGTGGACTGCAGCGCGTCAACGAATGTCACAGCTCATCAGACGAGAATCGATCGTCGGGGCACGCTTCCATGTCTGACACGGGTCACGGCAGCAGCTCTCCCGGAGGTAATCGAGCGAATGGACCTCTTGGTCCACTACCGGAAGATCGTTTGGCGGCAGGTGTCACGAACCGAAGCGCTCGATCCAGAGCTAGTACCAATCATTCGCGATCCCGACATAGGGCCACACCCGCAAAGATCCCATGGGGTGGAGGAGGGCTTGAAGATATAAAGTTGGCCATTCAGCAACTGACTATGCGCTCCCATACGAGTACATCAACTTACAGCAGTTTGAGTGCTGGCTCGGAGAGTTCTGAACCTGAAAGAAGACTTGGGAGATATAGCTCGCTGGAAACTGTGAATACCAACGTAACTAGCGCCGATGAATTTGTCTGGGTAGATTCACACAATCGTTTGGTGGAACTTCAGCATCCTCCATGGAGTCAGCACTGTGTTCTACGGGTCCTGAGGTCTGGTCGTTGTAGGGAGCATTCTGAGAGGGTTTCTGTTGAAGCGGTCCCCAGATTGGGTTATCTTCTACAGCGAGCGTTAGTTAGAGTGGCACGTGAAGTACAACGTCTGTCGGGATGTTTGGGCCTGTGTTCTAAACATGAAGTCTCAGGTGCATTCAAAATAGTTCTGTCCCCTGCGCTAGCTGATTCGTGTATCAAAGCTTGTCTTCGAGCGGCAGCTATGTTTGCTGTACCCGGAGATAGCGCCCTGAAGCAGAGTAAATCTGCCCGGGCTGGTCTTCAACTTCCGGTTGGTAGATTCCATCGCTGGATGGCCGACGCCAGATTGGGAAGATTCGTCCACGAGTATGCTGCAGTCTACCTTTGTGCAGGCCTGGAAAACCTACTTGAAGAAATATTCCTACAGTGTCTACCAACGGATCCCACAACAACGCTTACAGCAAGCGGCTTAGAGCATGCAATCGCCAACTCTGGAGACTTGTGGGGTCTTCTCCAGCCTTATGCTCATCTAAACGCTGGCCGAGTCGCTTCAGGAGCTCTAACCATGCCACGCTGGGCTAGTCAGTCATCGATCAACTCCAACAATCAAAGCCCTGCGCTAGAACCATGTCTGCTAACCACTTGCGTAGGAAGCCTAAATGAGCTCAAGGATCTGGTGCAACGAGCACAGCTGAGAAGTCAACATATTACAATGTCACTGTCGGCCTTACGAGTGCTGTTCTATTTTATGCGATGCTCACAGCTAGAACATAATGACATCGGAGTGGCCACCAATGGCGGTGGAACCAACATTCAGGAGCTCTGCTACGAGCGAGCTTATGTTGTTCTACCTCCACTCGTTGAATGGATCCGTGTATCCTCTGCTCATGCTGAGTACCGCCATGCTCTGCTCATCGATAAAGACGACATAATGCAAGCCGCTCGTCTGCTACTACCCGGAGTGGATTGTCCGCCAAGGTTAACCATTTCCGAAGAAGAGTTACCCTCGAAGAGACTTACACTGTCCAGCCAAAGTATAGCGTCGTCGAACCACTCCGGTCAAACGCAACCTCTTCACGGATCACTATCATCCAATTCATCTGCATCAACTTCTAGCAGTAATATT GAGGATTCCAGCGAATGTGGACGGCGAGCGACGTACGCGCTCGCATTCCGTTTGATGCTTACTGGTCGTGCTGAGCTTCTTATCCAGGCTCTTTCACTGGTACCCCCGACCACTCGGTACGATACTTTGAACCATCAAGGGCTGACAGCTCTAATGGTTGCCGCGGTTCGCAACGACGATGGAGCCATCCAAACGTTGCTGGACGCTGGTGCTGATCCGAACATTGAAGTACCTGCAGTGGGATATCCTAATTGTCCGGCCATACATCCGGAAACCCAGCACTGGACAGCGATTACTTTTGCTGCGTGTAAAGGAAACTACCAAGCTCTTCGAACACTTCTGGAACGTGGAGCGCACGTGGAAGGTGGCGCCAGGCTGAGCGAGGATAAATGTACTCTTACTCCGCTTCAAGTTGCCAGTGGTGGAGGTGTCGTGGAAGTCGTGTCTTTGCTTCTGGCCCATGGAGCACATGCTTTCCTCTCCACGCAGCTCAAGGATTCACTGAGTTTCTCGGGAAGTGCTCAGAGAGGTTGCTACAG TGCTATCTCTGTCGCTGCTGCCCACGGTCAAAGAGTGTCTTTGCGAAAGCTTCTATCGCATCCGCTGGCTCCAGGAAGCCGTGAGGTTCTATCGCTAGAGGAAATGCTAGCCGAAGGTGACAGCACAAGTCGTACGCAGTTGGATCGACAAGCGGAAGTCCCTCCAACATTgaacaaaacacaaatcaaaagtCTTCAAGAGGCCATGTATCATAGTGCAGAGAACAACCATTTAG ATATAACAATTGAGCTGCGTGCTCTTGGAGTTCCCTGGACACTTCACTGTTGGATGCACGCCTTGGCGGCTGCCCATGAGCTAAGGCTCGACGCTGTCATCGATCAGTTGTTGCAGGACTTCTTGCAAGTTTGTCCCGACGACTACAGTCAGCAGTTTGTGACGGAATGTCTGCCGCTGTTGTTCAACATATTCCGTTATAGTAAA aaGGAAGGAACAACTTTACTGTTGGCAGACATCTTCAGTACCTGCTTTGGCTGGGAACCGATCAAACCTATTAAAGAACCCATATTGTTACCATCAAATGGATCCAGAATTGATCCCAAATTCGTCAACAACCCAGAACTCAGCGATGTAACCTTCAG AGTCGAAAATCGCATCTTCTATGGACACAAGATCGTACTGGTAACTGCTTCGCCACGTCTGCAGAGCATGCTGAGCTCCAAGTTGAACGAAGGCACTGGTACCCCAACAGTTCAGATCAACGATATCCGCTACCATATATTCGAG TTGGTGATGCAATTCTTGTATAGTGGAGGATGTAACAGCCTGGACGTAGCTACCGGAGATGTTCTGGAGCTGATGGCGGCGGCCAGTTTCTTCCAACTGGAAGGTCTTCTTCGATACACTGAAGCTCGCTGTGCTGAAATGATCGATATCGATAATGTTGTGGCCATGTATATCCATGCAAAG GTCTACAATGCCCAGAAGCTGATGGAGTACTGCCAGGGCTTCCTGTTGCAGAACATGGTCGCTCTGCTGACTTATGACGATTCCGTGAAGCGGCTTTTGTTCGCCAAAAAGATTCCCAATCACGACGTGCTTAATGGACTGCTTACCACGCTGCAGGTTCGAATCAAGGCCCGCCGAAGTGGGGCCAATGCCCCACCCCCAATGGCGATGAACGCAATGCGACCTGCATCAAACAATAAAGCTAAATAA